In Candidatus Methylomirabilota bacterium, the sequence GTATCCGTCGATACACGTGACCACCGCGGAGGTCTCGCCCGGCAGGTTGACGAGGATGGCCGTGGTGGAGCCGCCGTACTGGGCCCCGTAGTAGATGCCGGCCAGCATGATCAGCGCCGCCACCGGCGAGACGTTGAAGGTGAGCGGCAGCAGCATGGCGATCGTGGCCAGCGGGCCGATGCCGGGCAGCACCCCGATCACGGTGCCCACCAGCACGCCGACGAAGCAGTACAGCAGGTTCTGCAGCGAGAACGCGACGCTGAATCCGAAGATCAGGTTGCTGAACAGTTCCACGCCGGGCCGATCAGAAATCCGCGATCAGCGGATAGGGCAGGCCGAGGCCCCAGATGAACACCGCGACCGAGAGCACGGTCAGGAACACGGTACACCAGAGGACCTCGCGCCACTTGAACTCGCGGCCGGCGGCGGCCGATCCGAAGATCAGGGTCACCAGTGCCGGGATGAAGCCCGCATGCTTCATCAGGACGCCGAACAGGACCAGGGAGAGGGGCAGCAGGACCAGGGCCCGGGGCGACCAGCTCCCCTGGACCTTCTCGTTGCGGTAGAACCCCCTGACGAGCACGTAGAGGCCGAACAGGGCGAGGATCCCGCCCAGCACGCGCGGGAAGTAGCCGGGTCCCATGCGCAGCGCGGTCCCGAGCGGGTAATTCCGGGCGAGGAACATGGACAGGGCGCCGGTCCCGGCCAGCATCAGACCGGCCCAGAAATCCTTGTTGTCGCGAAGCGCCGGCCTCACCGACGACTCAAGCGACGGTTCCGGCCTCCCGGGCGGGCGGCGTCATCGGGCCGGTCCGTCCGCCGCTACGGCTGCAGGCTGATCCCCGCTTCCTTGACGACCCGGGCCCATTTGAGGATCTCCGCCGCGATGAACCGGCCGAACTCCGACGGGTCCATCCGTACCGCCTCGGCGCCTTCGACCTCGAACCGCTTCTGCGTTTCCGCCGAGCCCAGGATCACCGAGAGTTCCTTGTGCAGCCTGCCGACGATCGCCGGCGGGGTGCCGGCCGGGGCCAGGATGCCCCACCAGTTGTTCGCGTCGTACCCGGGCACGCCGGCCTCCGCGATCGTGGGCACCTCCGGCAGGGCGGCGCTGCGCCTCGATCCGCCGGTGGCCAGCACTTTGAGCCGGCCGGAGCGGACGTGGGGCAGCATCTGGATGAGCGAGCCGATCGAGATCTGGGTATTGCCCGCAATGACGTCGATCGTCGCCGGGCCACCCCCCTTGAACGGCACCTGCACGATGTCGATGCCGGCCTGAATCCTGAAGAGCTCGCTCGCCAGATGCTGGAAGGTTCCGGGACCCGCGGTGGCGGCATACAGCTTGCCCGGCCTTTCCCGGGCGAGCGCGACGAGGTCCTTCACCGAGTTGACCGGAAGCCCGGGAAAGACGGCGAGGGCGACCGGCCCCGTTCCCAGCATGGCGACCGGGACAAAGGACTTGATCGGATCGTAGGGCAGCTGCTTGTAGAGCGACGGGTTGAAGGTATAGGCGACCGAGACCAGCAGGAGCGTGTGGCCATCCGGCGGCGACTTCGCCGCGATCTCGGTGCCGATCAGGCCCCCCGCTCCGCCGCGGTTGTCCACGATCACCTGCTTGCCCAGCCGCTCGCCGAGCTGCGCGGCGATCATGCGCCCGACGATGTCGTTGCTCCCGCCGGGCGGAAACGGAACGATGAGCCGCACCGGCTTCGTCGGGTACGACTCGGCCGCCGCCAGGACGCTCGAGTGGGCGAGCAGGAGTCCCACGGTCGTCAGCAGCAGTGCTCGCCTGGCTGGCATGCGCCCACTCCTAGCGGCGGCTTTGCCGCCGCAACGATCCTTGGGTCTCGGAGGGGGTGTTCCGACACCCCCTCCGATTGAACTCAGTAAGACCGGGGCAGCTCCAGCACGTGCTCGGCGATGTAGTTGAGGATCATCTCGCGCGAAATGGGCGCCGTCCGGAGGAGGCGCGTGCCTTCCCAGGCGTGGATGATGTCGTACTCCTCCGAGAAGCCATAGCCGCCGAGGGTCTCGATGGCCCGGTCGGCCGCCTTCACCCCGACCTCGGCCGCCATGTATTTGGCCATGTTCGCGTAGGTTCCCACGAGCTGGGGCGGATCCCCGCGGTCGAAGGCCCAGGCCGCGCGGTAGGTCAGCAGGCGCACGGCGTCCAGCTCGATCCGCACCTCCGCCAGGGGATGCGCCAGCCCTTGATGAGCCCCGATCGGCCGGTCGCCGAAGACCTTGCGCTCGCGCGCATACTCGCAGGCCCGCCGCAGGAGATAGGCCACGGTGCCGCAGGAGGAGGCCGCGGCCAGGATCCGTTCGGGGTTCAGCGAGTTGAAGAGGGCCTCGGCCCCCCGGTGCTCCTCGCCCACCATGTTCTCGGCGGACACCCGCACCCGGTCGAAGAAGAGCAGGAACTGGTTGTACCCCTCGATGCCGTGCATGGGCAGCTGCCGCTTTTCGAGCCCGGGCGCATCGGTGGGGACGACGAACAGCGAGAACCCGTGCGCCTTGGGGAGCTGGCGGGCCGTCACGTCCTGGTACGGCACGCTCCGGGTGACCAGCAGCATGTAGTCGGCGACGTCGACCCCGGTGATGAAGACCTTGCTGCCCGTGATCTCGTAATGATCGTCGACGCGGCGGGCCAGCGTGCTGATCCGAAAGGCGTTCGAGCCGGCGTCGGGCTCGGTGATGGCAAAGCAGAACCGGAGCTGGCCGGTGGCGATGCCGGGGAGGAATCGCCGCTTGAGCGCTTCCGAGCCGTTACGGACAATGCACAGGGCGTCCATCCCGGTCAGCACCATGATGGTGTTGGAGCCGATGCCCGCGCTGCCGAGCTCCTCGAGCCCGAGGACGAGCGCGGTGAGGCCGAGGCCCGAGCCCCCGTACGCCTCCGGGATCAGGCTCCCCATGAGGCCGGCTTCGGCCAGCGCGTCCCACAGTTCCGGGGGGTAGCGGCGGTCCTTGTGCATCAGCGCGCGGAACTCGCGACGCCGGGGCTCGAAGCGCGCGGCGATGTCGCGGATCACCTTCTGGATCAGCTTCTGGTCTTCGGTCAGCTCGAAGTCGAGCGCCACCGGGCCTCCCCCGACGCGACGATTGCCGCCAGTCTAGGTCATTTCGGGGGGGTCTCGGAAGACCCCCCCCGATGCCCCCCCCATCGTGGCGGCGGCGAAGCCGCCGCTCGGAGCGCTCCTCAATGCGCCACGCGCTCGGTGATCGGCGCCGGGTTTACTCCGACACGCGTCTAGGACCGGGGACGAGGGGCGTCAACCGGCGCGACGGACCAGGCCCACCCGGGGCGTCACCCGGCCCGCAGCGCCGTCAGCGCGGTCGCCAGCCGCTCATAGTCGGCCGGCGTGTTGTAGAGCTGGGCCGAGACGCGCAGGAGCCGCTTGGGCGAGGCCGGCCATGTCATGACCGGCACCTCGATGCCGTACCGATCGAGGAGCGCGTCCGGCCAGGGGTCGTAGAAGTGACCCCGTCCGGGCGGCGGCCCCGGGCCGTCGGGCAGCGGCATGGACGCCAGCGAGCCCAGCATGCCCTCGGGACAGGGCGGCGGCACGCCGAGCGCCGCGCACAGCACCTCCCGGGCCGCCCGCGCCGTGGTCCGGTTTCGCGCCATCAGCTCGGGCCACCCGCCGGGCAGGAGTCCCCCAAGATAGCGGATCGCCTCCGGTAGGCACAGGTACGGCGTCGGATCGGAGGTGCCGGTCCAGTCGAACTCGAGCCGAAACCGGGAACGGTCCGTGCGCGGCGAGTTGGCGCCGTGGCTGATCGACAGGGGCCGGATCGACGCTTGCCGGTCGCGCCGCACGTGGAGGAAGGCCGCCCCTTTCGGAGCGCAGAGCCACTTGTGGCCGTTGCCGGTGTAGTAGGCGGCGCCGACCGCGCGGAGGTCGAGCGGCACCATCCCCGGGGCGTGGGCGCCGTCGACGAGGGTGTCGACCCCGCGGGCGGCGAGCTCGGCGACGAGCCGGCCGATCGGGAAGACGAGCCCGGTCGGGCTCGTCACGTGATCGAGGAGCGCGAGTCGGGTCCGGGACGTGACGCGGGGCAGGACGGCCTCGACGACCCGGTCGGACCCGTCCAGCGGGAACGGCACCGCCACCACCACGGCCCGCGCCCCCGCCCGGGCGGCGACCGCTTCCACGGCGTTGCGGCAGGCGTTGTACGCGTGGTTCGTCACCAGGATCTCGTCGCCCGCGGCAAAGGAGAGGGAGCGCAGCACCGTGTTCACTCCGGCCGTCGCGTTCGAGACGAACGCGAGATCGTCGGCGTCGGCGCCGAGGAAGGCGGCCAGCGATGCTCGCGCCGCGTCGAGCCGCCCCTCCAGCTCGCGGGAGAGAAACCGCACGGGCTCGGCCTCCATCTCCTCGACCAGGCGCCGCTGGACGTCGAGCACCGCCCGCGGGCAGGCGCCGTACGAGCCGTGGTTGAGGAACGCGACGGCGGGATCCAGACCCCACAGCTTGGCGACGTCCACGCGACTCATGGTCGAGGGGCCCGCGCCCTCAGCCAGCACGCGGGCCGGGCGCGGAGGACAGGGCCCGGCAGATCGCATCCACGTCGTACACGCACCCGCCCCAGGTCCCGCCGCTCACCTCCTGCAGGGCGGCCCAGAGTCGGGTGTCGGCCGGAAGGTCGGGATCGGGGGCGAGGTCGGGGCGGGGCAAGCGGGCGGCCAGGACCCGCGTCCCCTCTTCCGGGCCGAACACGCTCTCGCCGTGGCCGACCAGATCCACGCTCCCGGCGAGCCGGGTCCGGTCCACGGCGATCTGGATGAGGTCACCGTCGAGCACCTTGCCGATCGGGCCACCAGCCAGCGCCTCGGGGCCGACGTGGCCGATGCACGCCCCCGTCGAGACGCCGGAGAAGCGCGCGTCGGTCAGGACGGCCACGTGCTTGCCGAACGAGAGGTGTCGGAGGGCAGCCGTGATCTGGTAGATCTCCTCCATCCCGGCTCCCAGGGGCCCCCGGCAGACGAGGACGAGGATGTCGCCCGGCCTGAGGCGATCCGGACCCTGACTTTTGATGGCGCCGATCGCGTCGCGCTCGCGGGTGAAAACCCGCGCCGGCCCGACCTTGCGATAGACGCCGTCCGGATCCACGACCGACGGGTCGATCGCCGTGCTCTTGATGACCGAGCCCTGGGGCGCGAGGTTCCCGCGGGGAAACGTCACGGTGCTGGTGAGCCCGCGCTCGCGGGCGCGCTCCGGGCTCATGATGACGTCGTCGGGGTCGACACCGTCGACGAGCCGGAGCCGCTCCCGCAGGACGCGCCGCCGCTCGGAGCCTTCCCACCAGTCGAGCAGGCGGCCGAGGCGCTCACCAGCCACCGTCAGGCACTCCACGTGGAGGAGACCGAGGCGCCTCAGGTGCAGCATCACCTCGGGCACGCCGCCCGCCATGAAGACCCGCACCGTCGGATGGTTCCGCGGACCGTTCGGGAGGACGTCGACGATCCGAGGCACACGGCGGTTGACCTCCATCCAGTCCTCCACGGTCGGCCGCCGGAGACCGGCCGCGTGGGCGATCGCCGGCAGATGGAGCAGGAGGTTCGTCGACCCGCCGAAGGCGGCATGGACGACCATGGCGTTGCGCACGGCCTCGTCGGTGAGGATCTGTCGCGTCGTGATCCGGCGGGCCTCCAGGCTCACGAGGGCGCGGGCCGAGCGCCGGGCCATGTCGAGCCAGATCGGCTGGCCCGACGGCGCCAGCGCCGAGTGGGTCAGCGCCAGACCGAGCGCCTCGCCGACCACCTGGGAGGTGGCCGCGGTGCCCAGGAACTGGCAGCCGCCGCCCGGGGTAGCGCAGGCCCGGCAGCCGAGGTCCGCCGCCTGCTCGAGGGTGATCTCGCCATGCGCGAAGCGCGCGCCGATCGACTGGATCCGCCCCGCGTCCTCCCCCTCCGTCGGCGGCAGCGTCACGCCGCCCGGCACCAGGACGCAGGGGAGGTCGCGCATCGCGCCGAGGGCGAGCATCATGGCCGGGAGCCCCTTGTCGCAGGTGGCGACCCCGAGCACACCCTTCCGCGTGGGGAGCGAGCGGATCAGCCGGCGAAAGAGCTGGGCGGCGTCGTTCCGGTAGGGCAGGCTGTCCAGCATCCCCACCGTCCCCTGCGTTCGCCCGTCGCACGGGTCGGTGCAGAAGCCGGCGAACGGGAGGCACTCGAGCCGGCGGAGCTCCTCGGCGGCGGCCTGCATGAGGAGGCCCACCTCCCAGTGTCCCGTGTGGTAGCCGAGCGCCACCGGCCGTCCGTCGGGCGCGCGGATCCCGCCCTGCGTGCTCAGGATCAGGAATTCCGGCCGGCCGAGCTCTCGCGGGTCCCAGCCCATTCCGGCATCCTGGGTCAGCCCGAAGATGTCCCCGCTCGGCCGCTCGAGCAGCATGTCGGCGGTGAGCGGGAGGCTTCCCTGGGGACCGGCCGCCGACGTCCGGACGTCCAGGACGCCGGGACCGGCCTCGACGATCTCGTCGAGGCGGATGGTCACTCGCTCGCGCTCGCTTCGCTGCATCACTGACTCCTCTTGCTGCGCCGGAATGGTCGTATGACGCTCCAGTGTACCCCAGACGCCAAACGCACGAGACGTCCTTGACCCGCTCCAGGCAGCGGGCTAGGCTTGC encodes:
- a CDS encoding tripartite tricarboxylate transporter TctB family protein, producing the protein MRPALRDNKDFWAGLMLAGTGALSMFLARNYPLGTALRMGPGYFPRVLGGILALFGLYVLVRGFYRNEKVQGSWSPRALVLLPLSLVLFGVLMKHAGFIPALVTLIFGSAAAGREFKWREVLWCTVFLTVLSVAVFIWGLGLPYPLIADF
- a CDS encoding tripartite tricarboxylate transporter substrate binding protein, which codes for MPARRALLLTTVGLLLAHSSVLAAAESYPTKPVRLIVPFPPGGSNDIVGRMIAAQLGERLGKQVIVDNRGGAGGLIGTEIAAKSPPDGHTLLLVSVAYTFNPSLYKQLPYDPIKSFVPVAMLGTGPVALAVFPGLPVNSVKDLVALARERPGKLYAATAGPGTFQHLASELFRIQAGIDIVQVPFKGGGPATIDVIAGNTQISIGSLIQMLPHVRSGRLKVLATGGSRRSAALPEVPTIAEAGVPGYDANNWWGILAPAGTPPAIVGRLHKELSVILGSAETQKRFEVEGAEAVRMDPSEFGRFIAAEILKWARVVKEAGISLQP
- a CDS encoding acyl-CoA dehydrogenase family protein, yielding MALDFELTEDQKLIQKVIRDIAARFEPRRREFRALMHKDRRYPPELWDALAEAGLMGSLIPEAYGGSGLGLTALVLGLEELGSAGIGSNTIMVLTGMDALCIVRNGSEALKRRFLPGIATGQLRFCFAITEPDAGSNAFRISTLARRVDDHYEITGSKVFITGVDVADYMLLVTRSVPYQDVTARQLPKAHGFSLFVVPTDAPGLEKRQLPMHGIEGYNQFLLFFDRVRVSAENMVGEEHRGAEALFNSLNPERILAAASSCGTVAYLLRRACEYARERKVFGDRPIGAHQGLAHPLAEVRIELDAVRLLTYRAAWAFDRGDPPQLVGTYANMAKYMAAEVGVKAADRAIETLGGYGFSEEYDIIHAWEGTRLLRTAPISREMILNYIAEHVLELPRSY
- a CDS encoding aminotransferase class V-fold PLP-dependent enzyme gives rise to the protein MDVAKLWGLDPAVAFLNHGSYGACPRAVLDVQRRLVEEMEAEPVRFLSRELEGRLDAARASLAAFLGADADDLAFVSNATAGVNTVLRSLSFAAGDEILVTNHAYNACRNAVEAVAARAGARAVVVAVPFPLDGSDRVVEAVLPRVTSRTRLALLDHVTSPTGLVFPIGRLVAELAARGVDTLVDGAHAPGMVPLDLRAVGAAYYTGNGHKWLCAPKGAAFLHVRRDRQASIRPLSISHGANSPRTDRSRFRLEFDWTGTSDPTPYLCLPEAIRYLGGLLPGGWPELMARNRTTARAAREVLCAALGVPPPCPEGMLGSLASMPLPDGPGPPPGRGHFYDPWPDALLDRYGIEVPVMTWPASPKRLLRVSAQLYNTPADYERLATALTALRAG
- a CDS encoding YjhG/YagF family D-xylonate dehydratase, giving the protein MQRSERERVTIRLDEIVEAGPGVLDVRTSAAGPQGSLPLTADMLLERPSGDIFGLTQDAGMGWDPRELGRPEFLILSTQGGIRAPDGRPVALGYHTGHWEVGLLMQAAAEELRRLECLPFAGFCTDPCDGRTQGTVGMLDSLPYRNDAAQLFRRLIRSLPTRKGVLGVATCDKGLPAMMLALGAMRDLPCVLVPGGVTLPPTEGEDAGRIQSIGARFAHGEITLEQAADLGCRACATPGGGCQFLGTAATSQVVGEALGLALTHSALAPSGQPIWLDMARRSARALVSLEARRITTRQILTDEAVRNAMVVHAAFGGSTNLLLHLPAIAHAAGLRRPTVEDWMEVNRRVPRIVDVLPNGPRNHPTVRVFMAGGVPEVMLHLRRLGLLHVECLTVAGERLGRLLDWWEGSERRRVLRERLRLVDGVDPDDVIMSPERARERGLTSTVTFPRGNLAPQGSVIKSTAIDPSVVDPDGVYRKVGPARVFTRERDAIGAIKSQGPDRLRPGDILVLVCRGPLGAGMEEIYQITAALRHLSFGKHVAVLTDARFSGVSTGACIGHVGPEALAGGPIGKVLDGDLIQIAVDRTRLAGSVDLVGHGESVFGPEEGTRVLAARLPRPDLAPDPDLPADTRLWAALQEVSGGTWGGCVYDVDAICRALSSAPGPRAG